A genome region from Primulina eburnea isolate SZY01 chromosome 9, ASM2296580v1, whole genome shotgun sequence includes the following:
- the LOC140840543 gene encoding uncharacterized protein, with translation MEKKQDGEKKQENVEGLPVETSPYTQYKDLEDYKQQGYGTQGHLQPQPGRGAAASTDAPTVTGGGATNPKAQLSTKDTSKN, from the coding sequence ATGGAGAAGAAGCAAGATGGTGAGAAGAAGCAAGAAAATGTAGAAGGGTTGCCCGTCGAAACAAGTCCTTACACACAGTACAAGGATTTGGAAGATTACAAGCAGCAAGGGTATGGTACACAAGGTCACCTCCAGCCTCAACCTGGCCGTGGAGCCGCCGCCTCCACAGACGCCCCCACCGTCACCGGCGGTGGAGCCACCAATCCCAAGGCCCAACTATCCACCAAGGATACCAGCAAGAATTGA